The following is a genomic window from Phyllobacterium zundukense.
CTTTTTCACATACACGGCCTGCAATGGAAATCTCGTGGTCCCGATCAATGATCCGAAGGAACATATCAAAAGCCGCCTCACCTCCCGAGCAGGAATATAAGTCGCCGTCGATTTCGTAAGCAGTTTGGACCGCTTCTACGCTCGGAAACACCTCAAGAAAGGAAGGGAATTGTTCCCAGTGCACCGCACATCTTCGCCCATTTGCTAGCCCTGTCTGTGCAAAAGCAAAGATGCCACTTGCAATACCAGCCAAGCCTAGTTTTTGAGCCCGGCATTCCCGCAGCCAGGTATGAAGGGCTCGGTAGCGTTGAGGAGGGCGCCCACCCCCGACAACGACCGCCACGGATGGCGGCCCGCTCTTGCCGATTAGTATACGCTCATCGGCAAGAGACGTGTCGGCGGAAACTACTACTCCGCAGTTCGAGTGGACCGGGTGACCGTCATCTGAAGCCACGCGCCACAAATACACGTCCGATCCGATCACCTCATTCGCGAGCCTGAGTGCTTCGATTGCTGATGAGAATGCCTGAAGGGAGAAATCAGGTAGCAAATACAGGCTAAACAGACGGTTTACTATCGTCATTTCGGCATTTCCCCTCCCTCGTGAACTTGCTTGTTCAGATTGACTGAAGTTCATTGACGCCTTGGCGTTATGTGACCTAGCTCGCTCCACAAGTCGCCAGCGCTAACGGTGAGCCACGCTTCATATTGGGCGTTTTACACTATCATCAATACACTTCTGCATATGCGGCGCAGCGAGCTTTGGCGTCTAGATCTCCCAAGTATGCGATCTCGGCACGCTTGTGGGTGGTGTATATCGAGGCGAAGCTGGCCGGGAACCAGCGAGTGACGACGTCGTTCTGCTCGAAGCGTTGTAACGCCTCTTCAAGCGATTGCGGCAGCCTCTTGTATCCGCGAGCAGAGAGGTCATCTTCTGACAAGACGGACAGATCCTCCTGCGTTACCCCAGGGGCAGGCAACTCGTCTTCGATGCCCTGGGCACCCGCATAAATAATTGCGGCCAGGGCCAGATGGGGCGATGCGGTTGCATCTGCCGCCCGATATTCGAAGTTATATTGCCGTGCGATCTTTTCGGGATCGACGGACGTGACGGGGCATATCCGCACTGATGCTTCGCGGTCACGGAAGCCAAGATTGTTGTATGCGGCGCTCCAGCGGTTTGGTGTCAGCCGCAGATATGAGATGTCGGATGGAGCCGTCAATGCGACAATAGAATCGAGATACTTGAGCACACCCGCAATGAACGACGCTGTTACTTTGGACATACCAGAAGGGCCGTTCTCGTCATAGGTAACGGGCGTGCTATGCTCATCCAGAAAACTCATATGAATATGAACCCCGTTCCCGACGCTAGTGGGATCGAGGATAGGCGCAAAGGTTACTTGCTCGCCGCAACGTTGAGCCGTCATCCGGGTCAATTCCCGAAGGATCAGTGCCTGGTCAGCAGAGCGGTGACCTTGAGCCGGACCGTTGGTAACTTCGTACTGATTGGGGCCAAATTCCTTCATAAAGGTATCAGGCGTCAGACCCGCGCAGGCGAGAGCCGACATGAGGGCCTCTCCAAATTGCCGCTGTCGTGTAAAGCCGCGCAAGCTGTAGCCATCCGCGAAAGAATTGGAGGAGTTACGCATCTGAAATTCATGTTCGAACGCGCTGACGAGGTGAATGCCGCCCGATAGCCGGAGGCGTTCAAGCGCCGCCTTTAGAATCGAGCGGGTGCAGCAGTCCCACGCGCGACCGTCGAGATCTGTGATATCGCCCAGCATAAAACGCTCGACTGGTCCGCTGTCTTCGAAGTCGATCTCAACGCGCGCTTCGGGGTCGGGGATCAAGAGCAGGTCACCGAGCGAGCCGAAAGGGCTTGGGGCAATCGCGTCGAAACAAGTGATCATCACGTTCGTCGGTGTCCAGCCGATGCCACGCTTGAGGCGCTTGTCCAAGTCTGAAACCGGAAACGCTTTTCCGCGTGTTCTGCCGGCGAAATCGGACATGGCTGCAAAGATAAGGGGGTTAGAGATCATTGATATCCTCTTTCAACTAGGTCCAAGCAAGCCCCAGCACCGTTCCAAGTTCTTGAGACAATCGGGCTGCCTGGCGAAATTCATCCTTGGGGGCAAGATGTCGATGGTATGTCCGACTAGATGGAAAACCAAGTTACCTTGTTTGCACTCATTGGTCAGTCTCATCGAAGAGTGTCCTCGCGCGCAAAATCGCTCGCGAGGCACCTGAAGAAAACTGCTGTTCAGTTGGCACAATCTTCGATCGACACCGGCCTGCCGTTGCTCCCTTATTGCCAGAATGCTCGATGAAAATTATTTGTCAATTAAAATTTTTGGATTGACAATGAAATAAAAATGTCGTCCTTTCCAGGCCACCACAATTTGAGAAGGCGCAGCCTGACGGTGCCTCATGGGGTGAAGCTTTCGCGCCCACCTTAGCTCATGACGCATCGAGGTTCAGCCGTCGGAAGCTTCTAAATTTTCGAAAGAACAGGTAATGGCATGAAGCAAGGTTACGATG
Proteins encoded in this region:
- a CDS encoding GlxA family transcriptional regulator, whose translation is MTIVNRLFSLYLLPDFSLQAFSSAIEALRLANEVIGSDVYLWRVASDDGHPVHSNCGVVVSADTSLADERILIGKSGPPSVAVVVGGGRPPQRYRALHTWLRECRAQKLGLAGIASGIFAFAQTGLANGRRCAVHWEQFPSFLEVFPSVEAVQTAYEIDGDLYSCSGGEAAFDMFLRIIDRDHEISIAGRVCEKAIASRIREPGERQRIPLQTRFGINNDALLKIVEKMEAAIAEPVPLERLAAFSGLSRRHIERLFLHELGCSPARYYRGLRLERAHLLILNSALPMVDIAIACGFVSASHFSRSYRESYGRTPQQERFAAAERRNASKQQLGRFRPAPLRADLPQVSH
- a CDS encoding glutamine synthetase family protein; this translates as MISNPLIFAAMSDFAGRTRGKAFPVSDLDKRLKRGIGWTPTNVMITCFDAIAPSPFGSLGDLLLIPDPEARVEIDFEDSGPVERFMLGDITDLDGRAWDCCTRSILKAALERLRLSGGIHLVSAFEHEFQMRNSSNSFADGYSLRGFTRQRQFGEALMSALACAGLTPDTFMKEFGPNQYEVTNGPAQGHRSADQALILRELTRMTAQRCGEQVTFAPILDPTSVGNGVHIHMSFLDEHSTPVTYDENGPSGMSKVTASFIAGVLKYLDSIVALTAPSDISYLRLTPNRWSAAYNNLGFRDREASVRICPVTSVDPEKIARQYNFEYRAADATASPHLALAAIIYAGAQGIEDELPAPGVTQEDLSVLSEDDLSARGYKRLPQSLEEALQRFEQNDVVTRWFPASFASIYTTHKRAEIAYLGDLDAKARCAAYAEVY